In a genomic window of Arachnia rubra:
- the lgt gene encoding prolipoprotein diacylglyceryl transferase, which yields MTILELTFPDINPVAIALGPVKIHWYAIMYLLAFAMAYGLMRLRLRHQPFASITKPSKWVPSDIEDLLLYGIAGVLLGGRLGYVLFYQPGYYWTHPVDIIRVWDGGMSFHGGAVGVILAMVIFGLRRSRPFLQVADFLVPAVPIGLAAGRIGNFINGELWGREAPADLPWAMRFPTGGNVLRHPSQLYQALLEGVLLFVLLWLYARKPRLRGQVAAAFLFGYGLLRFVAEYWREPDAQLGFLSLGLSMGQWLSVPMIIAGVALWLWARQQGISDVQEPSDDVPTGEDPQAGEDPETGEDPQQEPEPAAEKSTDAVEEPLEPVDEQGETTAQSSETPGQD from the coding sequence GTGACGATATTGGAGCTCACCTTCCCGGATATCAATCCCGTGGCGATCGCCCTGGGGCCTGTGAAGATCCACTGGTACGCCATCATGTACCTGCTGGCCTTCGCCATGGCCTATGGGCTGATGCGCCTGAGACTGCGTCACCAGCCCTTCGCCTCGATCACGAAACCGTCGAAGTGGGTGCCCTCCGACATTGAGGACCTGCTGCTCTACGGCATCGCGGGCGTACTCCTCGGCGGACGCCTCGGATATGTGCTGTTCTACCAGCCCGGCTACTACTGGACGCACCCAGTGGACATCATTCGGGTGTGGGACGGCGGCATGAGCTTCCACGGGGGGGCGGTCGGCGTCATCCTCGCGATGGTGATCTTCGGGCTGCGGCGCTCCCGGCCGTTCCTGCAGGTCGCTGACTTCCTCGTGCCCGCCGTCCCCATCGGGCTCGCGGCTGGCCGGATCGGGAACTTCATCAACGGGGAGCTGTGGGGCCGGGAGGCGCCCGCCGACCTGCCGTGGGCGATGCGCTTCCCCACCGGCGGCAACGTGCTGCGGCATCCGTCGCAGCTGTACCAAGCCCTCCTCGAAGGAGTGCTGCTGTTCGTCCTGCTGTGGCTCTACGCCCGCAAGCCGCGGCTCCGCGGCCAGGTCGCTGCCGCGTTCCTGTTCGGCTACGGCCTCTTGCGATTCGTCGCCGAGTACTGGCGCGAGCCCGACGCCCAGCTCGGCTTCCTTTCCCTCGGGCTGTCGATGGGGCAGTGGCTGTCGGTGCCGATGATCATCGCCGGCGTGGCGCTCTGGCTCTGGGCCAGGCAGCAGGGGATCTCCGACGTCCAGGAGCCGTCAGACGACGTCCCCACCGGTGAGGACCCACAGGCCGGTGAGGACCCGGAGACCGGTGAGGACCCGCAGCAGGAGCCCGAACCTGCCGCTGAGAAATCCACCGACGCTGTGGAAGAGCCTCTGGAACCTGTGGACGAGCAGGGGGAAACTACCGCACAATCTAGCGAAACCCCAGGCCAGGACTGA
- a CDS encoding alcohol dehydrogenase catalytic domain-containing protein, which yields MTMNAAVLEDVGRLRLRRVRRPEPGPGEVVLKIEANTICGTDLRIVSGAKTAGVRPGVILGHEFAGRVAAVGDGVAGVPVGAQATCSIVVGCLRCAACQSGREHLCENLILFGYELDGGLAEYLLVPRVAMEHGNLVVVERELPATTLALAEPVSCCLNGARQVAVAPGETVVVLGAGPIGLLHIALARLAGATIFATGRPGRLEAALSLGATEAFDLTGDALTREIMQRTGGRGADVVIVAVGDLSLVNQALELAAFGGRVNYFAGFPKGSAATMDPNLIHYRELLVSGGSNARRADVARAVGLLSSGALDVGSMVTHQFPLSELDEAMAAVRQRRGLKVAVVPDEVMAG from the coding sequence ATGACCATGAACGCGGCGGTTCTTGAGGACGTGGGGCGGCTACGGCTGCGGCGAGTCAGGCGGCCGGAGCCCGGCCCGGGCGAGGTGGTGCTGAAGATCGAGGCCAACACCATCTGCGGCACCGACCTGCGGATCGTCTCCGGCGCGAAGACCGCCGGCGTGAGGCCCGGGGTCATCCTCGGGCACGAGTTCGCCGGGCGCGTGGCGGCGGTAGGCGACGGGGTGGCCGGCGTTCCCGTCGGAGCCCAGGCGACCTGCTCCATCGTCGTCGGCTGCCTGCGATGCGCTGCCTGCCAGTCGGGGCGGGAGCACCTGTGCGAGAACCTGATCCTGTTCGGCTACGAGCTCGACGGCGGCCTGGCCGAGTACCTCCTGGTGCCGCGGGTCGCGATGGAGCACGGCAACCTAGTGGTGGTGGAGCGGGAACTGCCGGCGACCACGCTCGCCCTCGCGGAGCCGGTCTCCTGCTGCCTCAACGGCGCCAGGCAGGTCGCGGTCGCCCCCGGCGAGACCGTCGTCGTGCTCGGTGCTGGCCCCATCGGGCTGCTGCACATTGCCCTCGCACGGCTGGCGGGAGCCACTATTTTCGCGACGGGACGTCCCGGCCGGCTTGAGGCCGCCCTCAGCCTCGGCGCGACCGAGGCCTTCGACCTGACCGGCGACGCCCTCACCCGCGAGATCATGCAACGCACCGGCGGTCGCGGCGCCGACGTGGTCATCGTCGCCGTCGGTGACCTCAGCCTGGTGAACCAGGCTTTGGAGCTGGCGGCCTTCGGGGGGCGGGTCAACTACTTCGCCGGTTTCCCGAAGGGGTCAGCGGCCACCATGGACCCCAACCTGATCCACTACCGGGAGCTCCTGGTCTCGGGCGGCTCCAACGCCCGCCGCGCCGATGTGGCGCGGGCCGTCGGCCTGCTGTCGAGCGGCGCCCTGGACGTCGGCAGTATGGTCACCCACCAGTTCCCCCTGAGCGAGCTGGACGAGGCGATGGCAGCAGTCCGCCAGCGACGGGGCCTCAAAGTCGCGGTGGTGCCTGACGAGGTGATGGCGGGCTGA
- a CDS encoding dihydroxyacetone kinase family protein: protein MTRLVNDPSDFPAEALKGFIAANKRYVKPVYGGVVRSTATPEGKVAVVYGGGSGHYPAFAGWVGHGFADGAVCGNIFSSPSGAQAYSVLKAAHRGAGVLMGFGNYAGDVLHFGQAIERLRAEGIDADTLVVTDDIASGSKDELEKRRGIAGDFPVFKITSAAAEAGLGFEEVKRIFAKANAATRSFGVAFAGCTLPGATGPLFTVPDARMGIGLGIHGEPGVDETGLGRADEVARTLVEGLLADRPAEAGDRCIAIVNGLGATKYEELFVVTGSVVDQLAAAGIECADVESGEFVTSLDMAGISLTLVWVDDELLGYWDAPCDSPAYRKGSVGQVARDDTALNREAAAVTVSTPGAPESQAAAARIVELLDEVAAMLADAEEELGRLDATAGDGDHGIGMVKGSKAAVAAARAVAGQGAGASTTLTAAGDAWSDQAGGTSGALWGAMLTAVGSALGDDQAPTTSGIAAALRAALAAVQRLGGAEVGDKTLVDALAPLVTAFDATDGSLHDRAAAAVTAAEAGAESTKALQARLGRARPLGEKSVGVPDPGAVSLARIAAVVAAHA, encoded by the coding sequence ATGACGCGCCTGGTCAATGACCCGTCTGATTTCCCCGCTGAGGCCCTCAAGGGATTCATCGCCGCCAACAAACGCTACGTCAAACCCGTCTACGGCGGGGTGGTGCGCTCGACCGCGACCCCTGAGGGAAAGGTCGCCGTCGTCTATGGCGGCGGCTCGGGCCACTACCCGGCCTTCGCGGGCTGGGTCGGGCACGGCTTCGCCGACGGCGCTGTGTGCGGGAACATCTTCAGCTCCCCCTCGGGCGCGCAGGCGTATTCCGTCCTCAAGGCCGCGCACCGCGGCGCGGGCGTCCTGATGGGCTTTGGGAACTACGCTGGTGATGTCCTCCATTTCGGGCAGGCCATCGAGCGGCTCCGCGCCGAGGGCATCGACGCCGACACCCTGGTGGTAACCGACGACATCGCCTCCGGGTCGAAGGACGAGCTGGAGAAGCGGCGCGGCATCGCGGGCGACTTCCCGGTCTTCAAGATCACCAGCGCCGCCGCCGAGGCTGGGCTGGGATTCGAGGAGGTCAAGCGTATTTTCGCCAAGGCGAACGCGGCCACGCGCAGTTTCGGAGTCGCCTTCGCCGGCTGCACCCTGCCCGGCGCCACCGGGCCACTGTTCACGGTACCGGACGCTCGTATGGGGATCGGTCTGGGGATCCATGGTGAGCCTGGGGTGGACGAGACCGGCCTGGGTAGGGCCGACGAGGTGGCCCGGACGCTGGTCGAAGGCCTGCTCGCGGACCGTCCCGCGGAGGCGGGCGACCGGTGCATCGCCATCGTCAACGGCCTGGGCGCGACGAAGTACGAGGAGCTGTTCGTGGTGACCGGCAGCGTCGTGGACCAGCTCGCCGCGGCCGGCATCGAGTGCGCCGACGTGGAGTCGGGCGAGTTCGTCACGTCCCTGGACATGGCCGGCATCTCGCTGACCCTGGTGTGGGTCGATGACGAGCTCCTCGGCTACTGGGACGCCCCATGCGACAGCCCCGCCTACCGCAAGGGGTCGGTGGGCCAGGTCGCGCGCGACGACACCGCGCTGAACCGCGAGGCGGCCGCCGTGACGGTGAGCACCCCCGGCGCCCCTGAGTCGCAGGCGGCCGCGGCCCGTATCGTCGAACTCCTGGACGAGGTGGCGGCGATGCTGGCAGACGCCGAAGAGGAGCTCGGCAGGCTGGATGCGACGGCCGGGGACGGCGACCACGGCATCGGCATGGTCAAGGGTTCCAAGGCCGCGGTCGCGGCCGCGCGGGCGGTCGCCGGGCAGGGCGCGGGTGCGAGCACGACCCTCACCGCGGCTGGTGACGCCTGGTCGGATCAGGCCGGCGGTACCTCCGGGGCCCTGTGGGGCGCGATGCTGACGGCCGTCGGCTCAGCGCTCGGCGACGACCAGGCCCCGACGACATCCGGCATCGCGGCGGCCCTGCGGGCAGCGCTGGCGGCGGTGCAGCGGCTCGGCGGGGCCGAGGTCGGTGACAAGACCTTGGTCGACGCGCTGGCTCCCCTCGTCACCGCCTTCGACGCGACGGACGGCTCCCTCCACGACAGGGCCGCCGCGGCCGTGACGGCGGCCGAAGCGGGCGCCGAGTCGACGAAGGCGCTGCAGGCCAGGCTGGGACGTGCCCGTCCGCTCGGCGAAAAGTCCGTCGGAGTCCCGGACCCAGGCGCGGTGTCGCTGGCCAGGATCGCGGCGGTGGTCGCAGCACACGCCTGA
- a CDS encoding RecQ family ATP-dependent DNA helicase has protein sequence MEPASPGAGVRRRRGEGLRDEALAVLRELTGRADADFHPGQFEAIKALVEDRRRALVVQRTGWGKSAVYFISALLQRRAGAGPALIVSPLLALMRDQVAAAARAGVRAESINSANATEWSAVSRRLARDEVDVLLVSPERLVNARFREEQLPQLVARMGLLVIDEAHCISDWGHDFRPDYRRIRSLIAELPDGVPVLATTATANERVVADVAEQLGAGGHEVFTLRGSLARDSLRLGVLELGSSALRLAWLRQHLDDLPGSGIIYCLTVSAAEDTAVFLADAGYPVLAYTGRTDPDDRQHAEAALKANEVKALVATSALGMGFDKPDLGFVVHLGAPSSPVAYYQQVGRAGRATERADVLLLPGREDREVWHFFATNAMPTRARADAVLGELSDNPLSAPALGARVDLRRGQLDLLLKVLAVEGAVRQVQGGWVATGQPWDYDEDRYTRIAAARVAEQEAMLDYEALGEGQCRMAYLTASLDDPASAACGRCDTCAGPWYPVEVNDDGAEAARKALNRVGVPIDPRSQWPVGMLRLGIDLKGRIPAGERHEPGRVVARLTDLGYGTALRVLFAVDSGGRPLDAQVPAPLAAACLRTLKEWDWEQRPAAVAWVPSLSRPTLVSSLATGVAQAGRLALLGPLDLALGAAPLNRSTNAAYRLRDVLHRFQVPEAMAARLPELAGPVLLIDDLVESRWTLTVAARLLRQAGAGTVLPFALAAAG, from the coding sequence ATGGAACCAGCGTCACCAGGGGCTGGCGTGCGGCGACGGCGCGGGGAAGGCCTGCGTGACGAGGCCCTGGCGGTGCTCCGCGAGCTAACCGGCAGGGCCGATGCGGACTTCCATCCCGGCCAGTTTGAGGCCATCAAGGCGCTGGTCGAGGATCGGCGGCGTGCGCTCGTCGTGCAGCGCACGGGGTGGGGAAAGTCCGCTGTCTACTTCATCTCGGCGCTGCTGCAGCGCCGCGCCGGGGCCGGGCCTGCGCTGATCGTCTCGCCGCTGCTGGCCCTGATGCGGGACCAGGTCGCGGCAGCGGCCCGGGCCGGGGTGCGGGCCGAGAGCATCAACTCGGCCAACGCCACCGAGTGGTCGGCCGTCTCTAGGCGGCTGGCTCGCGACGAGGTCGATGTGTTGCTGGTCTCCCCAGAGCGGCTGGTCAACGCCCGGTTCCGTGAGGAGCAGCTGCCGCAGCTCGTCGCCCGGATGGGCCTGCTGGTGATCGACGAGGCGCACTGCATCAGCGACTGGGGGCACGACTTCCGTCCCGACTACCGCCGGATCCGTTCCCTCATCGCCGAGCTCCCGGACGGCGTGCCCGTGCTGGCGACGACCGCCACCGCCAACGAACGTGTGGTCGCCGACGTGGCCGAGCAGCTCGGCGCGGGCGGTCACGAGGTCTTCACGCTCCGCGGGTCGCTCGCGCGTGACTCGCTGCGCCTCGGCGTGCTGGAGCTGGGCTCCTCCGCACTCAGACTCGCCTGGCTGCGGCAACACCTGGACGACCTGCCCGGCAGCGGCATCATCTACTGCCTCACCGTCTCCGCAGCCGAGGACACAGCTGTCTTCCTGGCGGATGCCGGATACCCGGTGCTTGCCTACACGGGCCGCACGGACCCGGACGACAGGCAACACGCGGAGGCCGCCCTGAAGGCCAATGAGGTGAAGGCCCTCGTGGCCACCTCCGCGCTCGGCATGGGCTTCGACAAACCCGACCTGGGGTTCGTCGTCCACCTGGGAGCCCCCAGCTCGCCGGTCGCCTACTACCAGCAGGTGGGACGCGCCGGACGCGCCACCGAACGCGCCGACGTGCTGTTGCTGCCGGGCCGGGAGGACCGCGAGGTCTGGCACTTCTTCGCCACCAACGCCATGCCCACCAGGGCCCGGGCGGACGCGGTGCTGGGTGAGCTGTCCGACAATCCGCTGTCGGCGCCGGCGCTTGGCGCCAGGGTAGACCTGAGACGCGGCCAGCTGGACCTACTGCTCAAGGTCCTCGCCGTCGAGGGCGCGGTCCGGCAGGTGCAGGGCGGCTGGGTCGCGACGGGACAGCCGTGGGACTACGACGAGGACCGCTACACGCGGATCGCGGCCGCCCGCGTGGCAGAGCAGGAGGCGATGCTGGACTACGAGGCGCTGGGGGAGGGGCAGTGCCGGATGGCGTACCTCACCGCGTCGCTGGACGACCCCGCATCCGCTGCCTGCGGCCGCTGCGACACCTGCGCTGGCCCCTGGTACCCGGTCGAGGTCAACGACGACGGCGCAGAGGCCGCCCGGAAAGCCCTCAACCGCGTCGGGGTGCCCATCGATCCGCGGTCCCAGTGGCCGGTGGGAATGCTACGGCTCGGCATCGACCTCAAGGGCCGCATCCCAGCCGGAGAACGTCACGAGCCGGGCCGGGTCGTCGCCCGCCTGACGGACCTGGGCTATGGCACCGCCCTGAGGGTGCTTTTCGCGGTGGACAGCGGCGGGCGGCCGCTGGATGCGCAGGTGCCCGCGCCCCTCGCAGCCGCCTGCCTGCGGACCCTCAAGGAGTGGGACTGGGAGCAGCGCCCCGCGGCGGTGGCCTGGGTGCCCAGCCTCAGCAGGCCCACCCTGGTGTCCTCACTCGCCACGGGCGTCGCCCAGGCCGGGCGACTGGCGCTGCTCGGCCCACTGGACCTGGCTCTAGGCGCGGCACCCCTGAACCGCTCCACCAATGCCGCCTACCGGCTCCGGGACGTCCTCCACCGTTTCCAGGTTCCCGAGGCGATGGCAGCACGGCTGCCTGAGCTCGCCGGCCCGGTGCTGCTGATCGACGACCTGGTGGAGTCACGCTGGACACTCACCGTCGCCGCCCGGCTGCTACGCCAGGCCGGAGCTGGGACGGTCCTTCCCTTCGCCCTAGCGGCCGCGGGCTAG
- a CDS encoding GNAT family N-acetyltransferase, with protein MIVDTDYQREMLAWKTTVTPTSSPELLERLLDLTWPGIRRARLGEWVLRAGNNHSGRANSVLACGDPGVPFAEAERLAEAWAGRRMQLQVVAGSQEQRLAEAEGYVVTQPNPTVVMVADARISRGPESTAASAPDTGWRRISSRSSDAFLAESAAAPARYLRLGDDAVGRVAIAHGWGVLTGIEVRSEARRRGLGRAITRALMTEATRRGAGFIALQVEERNTVARALYDSEGFETHHRYAYLARGR; from the coding sequence ATGATCGTTGACACCGACTACCAGCGCGAGATGCTGGCCTGGAAGACGACCGTGACGCCGACGTCGTCGCCGGAGCTGCTGGAGCGGTTGCTGGACCTCACCTGGCCTGGAATCCGGCGCGCACGGCTGGGGGAATGGGTGCTGCGGGCTGGGAACAACCACAGCGGCCGCGCCAACTCGGTGCTTGCCTGCGGGGATCCCGGGGTGCCGTTTGCCGAGGCCGAGCGGCTGGCCGAGGCCTGGGCAGGACGCCGCATGCAATTGCAGGTCGTAGCTGGGAGCCAGGAACAGCGCCTCGCGGAGGCTGAAGGCTATGTTGTCACACAACCCAACCCAACCGTGGTGATGGTCGCTGACGCCCGCATCTCCAGGGGACCCGAGTCGACAGCGGCGTCTGCCCCTGACACCGGCTGGAGAAGAATTAGCAGCCGCAGCTCAGACGCCTTTTTGGCCGAGTCCGCGGCTGCTCCGGCGCGCTATCTCAGGCTGGGTGACGATGCCGTCGGACGGGTGGCGATCGCTCACGGCTGGGGTGTGCTCACCGGCATCGAGGTGCGCTCTGAGGCCCGCAGACGCGGACTGGGACGAGCCATCACGCGGGCGCTCATGACCGAGGCCACCCGGCGCGGGGCTGGTTTCATCGCCCTCCAGGTGGAGGAGCGAAACACCGTCGCCCGGGCCCTCTACGACTCCGAGGGTTTCGAGACGCATCACCGCTACGCCTACCTGGCGCGAGGTCGCTGA
- a CDS encoding pyrimidine dimer DNA glycosylase/endonuclease V, whose protein sequence is MRIWSLHPQYLDRQGLIACWRETLLAQKVLAGLTRGYTRHPQLDRFRALADPLAGIGAYLAGLADEATRRGYRFDRTRITTPGATAALTVTRGQLDVEAGHLLAKLEQRSPSCAAAFPPVADVVPHPLFTVVPGPVADWERAQPTTP, encoded by the coding sequence GTGCGGATCTGGTCGCTGCACCCGCAGTACCTCGACCGGCAGGGGCTCATCGCCTGCTGGCGGGAGACGCTGCTGGCGCAGAAGGTGCTGGCGGGGCTGACCCGCGGATACACCCGGCATCCCCAGCTCGACCGGTTCCGCGCCCTCGCCGACCCCCTGGCCGGGATCGGCGCCTACCTTGCCGGACTCGCGGACGAAGCCACGCGACGGGGCTACCGCTTCGACAGGACCCGCATCACCACCCCCGGCGCGACGGCGGCGCTCACCGTCACCCGCGGGCAACTCGACGTCGAGGCCGGGCATCTGCTCGCCAAACTTGAGCAGCGCTCTCCCAGCTGTGCGGCCGCCTTCCCTCCGGTCGCCGACGTGGTCCCGCATCCGCTGTTCACCGTCGTCCCAGGACCGGTCGCGGACTGGGAACGAGCCCAGCCCACTACGCCATGA
- the treZ gene encoding malto-oligosyltrehalose trehalohydrolase, giving the protein MRDITRPEVWAPDAELVEVIADGSATAMTRGEGGWWRSEPLPPGTLYQFRVDGGMPLPDPRSLSQPDGPHGPSRIVDPALFQRPGDFSADLRGAVGYELHIGTFTPEGTFEAATGHLDHLVELGVQAVEVMPVADFPGTQGWGYDGVGQYAVHAAYGGPEGFVAFIDACHARGLGVILDVVHNHQGPEGNYLAQFGPYFTSAHHTPWGDAINLDQPGSREVRDFLLGACRQWLVDYQVDGLRLDAVHEFQDDSPTHYLAELSGAVRGWEQETGREFTLFAESDRNQPATVSPAGSVPGALGMDGQWADDVHHALHSFFTGERDGYYVDFGTAETLKRALTRVFVHEGGFSTFRGRDWGAPVDPASALYDGHSFVASLQNHDQVGNRAAGDRISHGTTPIGCQAAGAALYLLSPFTPLIFMGEEWAASTPFPFFSDLGPELGPLVTEGRAREFARMGWDALVPDPQSPATRRSAVLRWDEVTEPQHARMLSWYRELLRLRREHPDLRDPDLNAVSVKAFEPDTVVMRRGGIAVAATRSPSLVELPLRGEVLASWEESVKLPDGLGLHGPGAAVVQLAE; this is encoded by the coding sequence ACCAGTTCCGGGTCGACGGCGGGATGCCGCTGCCCGACCCACGGAGCCTCAGCCAGCCCGACGGGCCGCACGGGCCGAGCCGCATCGTCGACCCGGCGCTGTTCCAGCGTCCCGGTGATTTCAGCGCGGACCTGCGGGGAGCGGTCGGGTATGAGCTGCACATCGGCACCTTCACCCCGGAGGGCACATTCGAGGCGGCCACCGGTCACCTGGACCACCTGGTGGAGCTGGGGGTGCAGGCCGTCGAGGTGATGCCCGTCGCAGACTTCCCCGGGACGCAGGGCTGGGGTTACGACGGCGTCGGCCAGTACGCGGTGCACGCGGCCTATGGCGGTCCGGAGGGTTTCGTGGCCTTCATCGACGCCTGCCATGCCCGCGGGCTGGGTGTGATCCTGGATGTCGTCCACAACCACCAGGGCCCAGAGGGCAACTACCTGGCGCAGTTCGGCCCGTACTTCACCAGCGCCCACCACACGCCCTGGGGGGATGCGATCAACCTGGACCAGCCGGGCAGCCGCGAGGTGCGGGACTTCCTGCTGGGGGCGTGCCGGCAGTGGCTGGTGGACTACCAGGTCGACGGGCTGCGGCTGGATGCCGTCCACGAGTTCCAGGACGACTCCCCCACCCACTACCTGGCCGAGCTGAGCGGTGCGGTGCGTGGCTGGGAGCAGGAGACGGGCCGGGAGTTCACGCTGTTCGCGGAGTCGGATCGCAACCAGCCCGCGACGGTTTCGCCGGCCGGGTCGGTGCCGGGGGCGCTGGGCATGGACGGGCAGTGGGCCGACGACGTGCACCACGCGCTGCATTCTTTCTTCACGGGCGAACGCGACGGCTACTACGTCGACTTCGGTACCGCCGAGACGTTGAAACGGGCTTTGACGAGGGTTTTCGTCCATGAGGGCGGGTTCTCAACGTTCCGCGGCCGGGATTGGGGCGCTCCCGTCGATCCGGCGTCGGCCCTGTATGACGGGCACTCGTTCGTGGCGTCGCTGCAGAACCACGACCAGGTGGGCAACCGCGCGGCCGGGGACCGGATCTCCCACGGCACGACGCCCATCGGGTGCCAGGCGGCGGGGGCGGCGCTGTACCTGCTGTCCCCGTTCACTCCGTTGATCTTCATGGGTGAGGAGTGGGCGGCCTCCACGCCGTTCCCGTTCTTCAGCGACCTCGGCCCGGAGCTGGGCCCGCTGGTGACCGAGGGCCGTGCCCGCGAGTTCGCCCGCATGGGCTGGGACGCGCTGGTGCCCGACCCGCAGTCGCCGGCCACCCGCAGGTCGGCGGTGCTGCGCTGGGACGAGGTCACCGAGCCTCAGCATGCCCGGATGCTGTCGTGGTACCGGGAGTTGCTGCGGCTGCGCCGCGAACACCCGGACCTACGCGATCCGGACCTGAACGCGGTGTCGGTCAAGGCGTTCGAGCCCGACACCGTGGTGATGCGGCGGGGTGGCATCGCCGTCGCCGCCACCCGGTCGCCGAGCCTGGTGGAGCTGCCCCTCAGGGGCGAGGTCCTGGCCAGCTGGGAGGAGTCGGTCAAGTTACCTGACGGGCTGGGACTGCACGGCCCGGGGGCGGCAGTGGTCCAGCTGGCGGAGTAA
- a CDS encoding NADAR family protein: MRLESGLVIRQSIIRLGGVMYDLDWLLARTAGKQETKYLYFWGHRPTPSGELSGSCLSQWWPSPFEVDGVRYATAEHWMMASKARLFGDDEIAAHIVAAPHPDKAKLLGRRVRGFDQQRWDAHRFDVVVAGNRAKFTQHPDLRDFLLGTGDQVLVEASPVDYLWGAGLAADDDRITDPQSWRGLNLLGFALMTVRDELAAE; encoded by the coding sequence ATGAGGCTAGAATCAGGGCTTGTCATCCGGCAAAGCATCATCCGTCTTGGAGGGGTCATGTACGACCTGGACTGGTTACTGGCCCGAACGGCCGGGAAACAGGAGACGAAATACCTGTATTTCTGGGGGCACCGCCCCACCCCCAGCGGAGAGCTCTCGGGAAGCTGTCTCAGCCAGTGGTGGCCGTCGCCCTTCGAGGTCGACGGGGTGCGCTACGCCACCGCCGAGCATTGGATGATGGCCAGCAAAGCGCGGCTTTTCGGTGACGACGAGATCGCGGCACACATCGTCGCCGCACCCCATCCTGACAAGGCGAAACTCCTGGGACGCCGGGTGCGGGGATTCGACCAGCAGCGCTGGGATGCGCATCGCTTCGACGTGGTGGTGGCGGGAAACCGCGCCAAGTTCACCCAGCACCCCGACTTGAGGGATTTCCTGCTTGGCACCGGTGACCAGGTACTGGTGGAGGCCAGCCCCGTCGACTACCTCTGGGGTGCTGGCCTGGCCGCCGATGACGACCGGATCACCGACCCGCAGTCGTGGCGCGGCCTCAACCTGCTGGGTTTCGCCCTCATGACAGTCCGCGACGAACTGGCCGCGGAATAA